In Neisseria dentiae, one DNA window encodes the following:
- a CDS encoding GNAT family N-acetyltransferase: MPQTSRFNTTGPKIGLSVRLAENRQEIEAAQRLRYQVFAGELGADIQSSNGLDTDEYDQHCHHLLAFDEATGEVVGCYRLITEEAARTVGSWYSEHEFDLSPLHDILPQTVELGRACIHPEYRNGGLIMLLWTGLVKFMHDENLRFMIGCGSISTADGGHEAAGLYHVLKEKYLAPEQWRVRPLNPLKWSELTPAANPECPSLIKGYLKAGAWFCGEPCVDEAFNCADVLILMDITQLNDRYLQRFAPKI, encoded by the coding sequence ATGCCGCAAACCAGCCGTTTCAACACCACCGGCCCCAAAATCGGTCTGAGCGTGCGCCTGGCCGAAAACCGGCAGGAAATCGAAGCCGCGCAACGCTTGCGCTACCAAGTGTTCGCCGGCGAGTTGGGTGCAGATATCCAAAGCAGCAACGGCTTGGATACCGACGAATACGACCAACACTGCCACCACCTGCTCGCTTTCGACGAAGCCACCGGCGAAGTGGTGGGCTGCTACCGCCTGATTACCGAAGAAGCCGCCCGCACCGTCGGCTCATGGTATAGCGAACACGAGTTCGACCTCTCACCGCTGCACGATATTCTGCCGCAAACCGTAGAGCTGGGCCGCGCCTGCATCCACCCCGAATACCGCAACGGCGGCCTGATTATGCTGTTGTGGACGGGCCTTGTGAAATTCATGCACGACGAAAACCTGCGCTTTATGATCGGTTGCGGCAGCATCAGCACCGCCGACGGCGGCCACGAAGCGGCCGGGCTGTATCATGTGTTGAAAGAAAAATACCTTGCGCCCGAGCAATGGCGCGTGCGCCCGCTCAACCCGCTGAAATGGAGCGAACTCACCCCCGCAGCCAACCCCGAATGCCCGTCGCTGATTAAAGGCTACCTTAAAGCCGGCGCCTGGTTTTGCGGCGAACCGTGCGTGGATGAAGCCTTCAACTGCGCCGACGTGCTGATTCTGATGGACATCACCCAACTCAACGACCGCTACCTGCAACGCTTTGCACCTAAAATCTGA
- a CDS encoding chloride channel protein produces the protein MNTDFTTRYRILKRKTIHKIRQTQRLSRKTVAFAFLLAGAAMVALVSLLFAHMADFALEQNALLVKKYPWFAWVALPLGLPLIVWLTRRFAPYTAGSGIPQVLASLSLPYGAQKLRLIKLGQTMLKIPFTFLGMLAGASIGREGPSVQVGAAVMAAWGAWCKKHNLAFKGMQENDLIAAGAAGGLAAAFNAPLAGVVFAIEELGRGVMLRWERQIFIGVLAAGFIQVAIQGNNPYFSGFHGTQLNHMLAWVLLCGLICGVAGGLFARLLYKGAAAFAPERWRGLIRRHPVLLAAIIGLLLAAIGTLYQGQTFGTGYHEASGALRRMYEAPAGVALAKWAATVLSYWAGIPGGIFTPSLTVGAMLGQHIADIAGLQTGINVLVLICMTAFLAAATQSPLTASVVVMEMTGGQNLLFWLLIGAIFASQVSRQFSPKPFYHAAGARYRQRVQEENAAQQAVSKETL, from the coding sequence ATGAACACCGATTTCACCACCCGTTACCGCATCCTGAAGCGAAAAACCATTCACAAAATCCGGCAAACCCAGCGGCTGTCGCGCAAAACCGTTGCCTTCGCCTTTCTGCTGGCGGGCGCGGCGATGGTGGCGTTGGTGTCGCTGCTGTTTGCCCATATGGCCGACTTCGCGCTGGAGCAAAACGCGCTGCTGGTTAAAAAATACCCGTGGTTCGCCTGGGTGGCGCTGCCGCTGGGTCTGCCGCTGATTGTGTGGCTGACGCGCCGTTTCGCGCCCTACACGGCAGGCAGCGGCATTCCGCAGGTGCTGGCTTCGCTTTCCCTGCCCTACGGCGCACAGAAACTGCGCCTGATCAAGCTGGGGCAGACCATGCTGAAAATCCCGTTTACCTTTTTGGGTATGCTGGCGGGCGCATCTATCGGTCGCGAAGGGCCGTCGGTGCAGGTGGGCGCAGCGGTGATGGCGGCATGGGGCGCGTGGTGTAAAAAACACAACCTGGCTTTTAAAGGCATGCAGGAAAACGATTTGATTGCCGCAGGCGCGGCGGGCGGCTTGGCCGCAGCGTTCAACGCGCCGCTGGCAGGCGTGGTGTTTGCCATCGAAGAATTGGGGCGCGGCGTGATGCTGCGCTGGGAGCGGCAGATTTTCATCGGCGTACTGGCGGCCGGTTTCATCCAAGTGGCCATACAGGGCAACAACCCTTATTTTTCAGGCTTTCACGGCACGCAGCTCAACCATATGCTCGCCTGGGTGCTGCTGTGCGGCTTGATTTGCGGCGTGGCGGGCGGCCTGTTTGCGCGGCTGCTTTATAAGGGCGCGGCAGCGTTTGCGCCCGAGCGGTGGCGCGGCCTGATACGCCGCCACCCCGTGCTGCTGGCCGCCATTATCGGTCTGCTGCTGGCCGCCATCGGCACACTCTATCAGGGGCAGACCTTCGGCACGGGCTATCACGAAGCCTCCGGCGCACTGCGGCGCATGTACGAAGCCCCGGCCGGCGTGGCATTGGCCAAATGGGCGGCCACCGTGCTTTCTTATTGGGCGGGCATTCCCGGCGGCATCTTCACCCCCTCGCTCACCGTCGGCGCCATGTTGGGCCAGCATATCGCCGACATCGCCGGCCTGCAAACCGGCATCAACGTGCTGGTGCTGATCTGCATGACTGCGTTTCTGGCCGCCGCCACCCAATCGCCGCTCACCGCCAGCGTGGTGGTGATGGAAATGACAGGCGGACAGAATCTGTTGTTTTGGCTGCTGATTGGTGCTATTTTTGCATCTCAGGTGTCGCGCCAGTTTTCCCCCAAACCGTTTTACCATGCGGCAGGCGCGCGTTACCGGCAGCGTGTTCAGGAAGAAAACGCCGCCCAACAGGCTGTTTCCAAGGAGACCTTATAA